The Etheostoma spectabile isolate EspeVRDwgs_2016 chromosome 4, UIUC_Espe_1.0, whole genome shotgun sequence sequence GAACTACTTTAACACAGCGACATGTGATATGTTCAAGGCACCAACACTATCCAGTCATACAGTCATGCCCGTCATTTTGTTGGAACAATTAGATATAAATTCTGCGGcgattcaattttttttttaatattcaaagAAATCTTCGTGCACGACCTCTCCCAGGTAGTAACGTTAGCCTGGGCCCATACAGACAGTGCttgtttgctagctagctacttaCTGCAATCACATTGACGAATGTGGTTTTCCCAGAGTACTGAAGTCCCACCAATGTAAGCTCCATCTCTTCTTTCCAAAAGAGGGACCTGAACCAGTCCAAAAGCCTGTTTATGAGGGCCAGCATATTGGATGTTAAGGTAGTTGCAGTCTCTGTGGCAGCCTGGATGTGAACTGCTAGCTAGCCGTCTACATAGGAAGTGGCTAGCTGCTTTGTCATATCATGTGATCTACCGACCAGTGGAGCGCTAGTGTCTGCGCGTGCGTACTGAGAAGTGCACGAACCTCTCGGGAGCGCGCACATTAAAAGGGGAACTTGATACCGACTGTAACTTCTCCTTTGTGAGAAGAAAAAGTTTATGTTTTTACCATAGACTGTGTAAAAACGTTTTACACACTGCTTCAACACTGCTCAGTCTTTAGAACTGGTCAAAGATAAGTGGTTAGGTTAAACTGGATTTCAAATCACTGGCAACTCAATGTCACCCCATTTATGGTCCACAAATACTCTGcaacaagtaaaagtcctgcactgaaaatgttcttaagtaaaaatataagtataaacagataaatgtccttaaagtagtaaaagtaaaCGATGGACTGtcccaaaaaaacacactagAAATACCAAAGaacaacaaaccaaaacaaagccACAGATTACTGATTAAATAATAAGATGGGCAAAGACTTTTAAGACTTTTAGCTGCTAAaacggagcgtttcagacagagggtggaTACAGATGTATTCTGACAGACGTTATGAGAACTCTGtaactacttttttattttatattacaatattataaaCAAATCTGTATTATCTGCATTTCCTTCAATGTAAAAGATGTgagataaatataaaaagagaaatattttagttttatagtGATTTATTTGATGTGATTATGTTAGTGATTTTAGTTAGTGAACTCTGCTttagacacttcagatacattacacactaggaatttattttttaaggcaTTTTCCCAAATGAGCGATGTATAAAACGACTCTCAATGACActgtctctttttgtgtgtgtgtgtgtgtgtgtgtcacagaatTCTGCATGACAAATCTATATGGCTTTAAGGTTAGGCTGCAGTTGGTGAACACACAGCCAGACACAACTTCAGTGCACTGGGGATTGTTTTTTAGAAGCGTCTGCTGTGTACACTGGCAAGAGGAAACAACAGTGAAGCCTTCATGCTGTAAAAATGGACAATAGTTAACAACAGGAATGGCCAAATCACTGGCCAAGtccatattttttattaagacTTTGGAAGTCAGATTTGCAGGTCTTTCACCTTCCCAATTTACTATGCTGACTTCCAAGACCGATACTTTTGCTTCTTAATTCAATATGGAAGACATTCAGTTGTTGTGTAGCATGACATACAGATTTAAGAAGTTATTATATATTGGTGTAACATACTTATTAGGAAACCTCTGTATGTATAAGTAGCAGTAATGTACTGGTTGTGGAAGTTAGCATATTTGTCTGGGAAGTTTTCATTATGATCTTTGAAGTCACATGTCCAGCTCTTTTACTTTTCCAATCTAAAATGCTGACTTTCAAAACTTTTATGAAAGTATTCATTGTTCATCATTTGCATTTTGATCTGGGAAGTTATTATATCAGTGTAAGATACTTGCTTGGAAATGTCTGTGTCTATAGGTGGCGGTACCCTACTGGTGGTGGAAGTTGGCGTATGACTTTGGGTGGTTTTCACTTTGATTTTGGAAGTCACACTTCCCAGTCTTTCACCTTCCCATAATACTACGCGGACTTCCAAAACCAATACTTTTACTTCCAAAACCAATATAAGTACAAATACACAACTTGCAATCAGATCATAATGATGCAAACAAAGAGGCAAACATAAACAATGATAGTCAGTGACTAAAATAAGTTAACCGGAGAAGAAGAGTCAGAAAATTGAATAGGCACAATTACCACACAACTTGTAAGTCTGTCCTGCCTTGTTCTGTATTTCAGCTCTCTCAACCTTTCTTCAGCGGACTCTAGATGATCATAATCCTTAAAGTAACAAATGTTTTAATAAGCTTGACATATAAATTGCAGGTACATAAGTTGACAAAAATGAtcataacaaaacattttttattagatgcagaaaaaaaactgtcatctTCAAACGGCTTGAGCCCAATTCCTTCTAATCTTATTGATTATATAATTTCCACATGATTATAAATCGGCATGAATCAATAACCATGTTGTGAATTTAAGCCACGCAAAGACGTTCAGCAGCAAACATCTGTGCATTGTTGACTGCTCCAGGCCCATCACTTCGGTTGGCAGCCCTTCAAAtatattgacaaaaaaagtgagtgagagagagtctCTTTTTTCAGTGTCACCCCTTCATTgcttattattatatattataaatatatgcGTTTAAGACATAAGCTTGTtgtaaatttaattcaattaccTGTGGCCTGACAAGTGTCTTGTACTTGTCTGGGGTTGCTGCACTCATTATTGTTGTGTAAACAGTACCTCTGGGGATTATCAACATAGACAATAGATACTATCAAATGTAATGCAATGTATTTAACAAGCTATGTAAAGGTTCCTTAAAAATATAACTTTAAATAATAACTTGCACTCAAAAGTTATCATATGTTTTTACTGAAACTCAGTTATTGCTGTTCTATATGCTACTTGCTATGTGCTGAAGCATGGTGTCAAACAAAGGCCTATTTACATTATTGCTGAGGTGGGGCAAAGGGAACAGAAACTGGTATGCACACAGCTGGCCTATCTCAGCAACATGAACAGTCATGTGATCAGAATTCAGATAATGTTGTACTTACTCGTTACACACTGGAAACAGTGACAAAACCTGTGGGGAAAGACTCTGTAAGATATCCATTCATTGTTGCTGAATTTCAAATTGTGCAATGTAGCGTCTCTCTCAGTATCCTGTGTAATGTCCTTTATCCCGCAAGGTCCTGTTTACTTTGGTCCGCTgaaattaattgattgattagtCCATGCTTGCCTGATAAAATGTTTCCATGTTGATGTGATCTTGGCCAGTAGCATTTAGTGCTTTGTTGGCTGCGTCTCTACAAAATGAACACATAACAACAGCATTACAACAACAACTGCATCAATTTTGTAGTTTGGAAGTATAAATCACATAAGATGACTCACCTTCGATGATCTAGGGGAGGAAGCCAGTGGTCAAAGTTTGTCTCCACTCTGTACCATCTGAAACAGGAACACACAATTTTATGTTTGGGCTCATTTGTGCAATCACACTTAACATACACCTTGATCTATCCGATTCTCCTCAGATATTTCCTACCCTCCATTTACAGGATCCAGTGGCCAGATATCAGCAGGGCCCGCTCGGTCTCTGGTGATGACAGCCCCTTCCCCTGGTCGCACCCCACCCACAATGTAATACACCCCAGTGATGATGGGTATCTTGGAGAGACGCATCACTGCATCTTGAAAGTCCTCTGCTTCCTCCAGTGTCTGTTGGTTACACACAACTGGTCAAAGTTTCAGTTCTTAATACAGTAAACATCCTCATTAGGCTGACTTCGGTAACATACTCACCTCCCTCACCAGCCAGCTGACTGGGGATCtccgaaaaagaaaagcagacacCACATTCTTCAACCAGTTCCACCAGTGTTCACTGCCTGATGATCACAGACCCAcatacaaatgtaaaaacacacaagagaCAATAAAATCTGACAACTGCAACATTTCTGGATTATCATGACTGCTGGCAAAAAAGTATGGTCTTACCTCGCTGGTCTCCAGAGACAGTAAACTTGTTAGGACTCTGTCCCGTCCACAGGCCAACGTAGCCAGCAAAGGAAGTTCCACTGTACGCCACCTTAATGGGGgtgtaaaaactacaaaattgCATCATTCTGCAAGGACTTTCATTTTGGACCCAATGCAATATACTGACTGGTGattttgaataaaatattgTTGGGGGTGTAGCTTGAGGAGGTATAAcacttatttagtttttaaatgatacgaatacatactgtacctttCCATTCTTAAGGAAAACTACGTTGATAGTCAGATTCCTCAGAACAGGATGTGGATAATCAAGATTCCTGCCGTGGTACACATGTCCATTTTTGTCCTGAGCTACGATGCTTGTGCAAAATCTAGGAATGAATAAAGTTAGTTTGCAGACATAAGAGGGCTTTCACCTTAACCCGGCATCCTTGGTAGATATTGTGTGCCTACGCATTCTATGCAGGTTTCTATTACAAATGCGtaattatatttaaaatcatacatACGCAGATATCTCATAGGCAAAGTTGAGAATGATGATATCTGAAATACTTCCTCCTAAGTGTGAAGCCATGCCACGGATCTCCCCCGCATAAGGCTGAGGAACGTACTTTTCCAAAGCCTTCACAATAGGTGTAACTGCATGATGCACCCATTTTGGAACTGTTTTGCTGACAacagaataaaaagaagaagaaaacatgtcTGTGTCAGCAGAATTAGGCCTGCTAATGAAGAGATATTGAAtgtacacacaacaacacagttcTCATTAACCCAGAAGTAAGTTcatcaaaaaaacatgtattaggTTCTCAAGTCAGagcccttgatcaaggcactggctaagatctggagttggtccccgggctGTAATTGGCTGCCCGCTGTTCCCCTGTGGGATGGGTtagcagagaatgaattttactacatgtatgtgacaataaagtttaCCTTTACCTGTTTAGCTGCTGATTCAAAGCTGACATCGTCTCTTAACGTTAAGCACATTATGTTAGTATATTAGCTTTCTAACAGaatcatttttttagttttggttaTGTCCGTGTGATACAGTAATGAGGGAAACCACACCATCTGTGGCCTGTTAGTTAACTACCtatcaacaataacaatatataaCAATCACATTTTAATAGCCTATTAATACATTAAGCGACTCTTATACTATTAAAATACCTTACTAGCTATGCTAATCATAACTAACGGATAACTTCTTAACGCCTAAGCACAGCATTACGTGAATGAAAAACGAAAGGAGTACTTTCTAGAAACAAACCGTAACGTCAGTAACAGTGGCGTTACCGTTAACTAAATACCGTTTTTGTTTCTAGATTCGGAAGTATTCGTCCTAGTTAACAACATGGAATGCGAAAAAGAGCCTCTGGCAAACTTACTCAATAACCTCAGCGGCGGCTTTCTTCAGGTAGTCTACGTCAAAGACTTTAGTTAGAGGCATCCATCTCACTTCGGGATCTTCATCCAGGCTGATATTCAGAGTAGGTGGCGCGAACTGCGCTCGGCACGAGACGACGAGTCCGAGCAGCAGCACCGCAGCCCGCAGCATCACGTCCGGTCCAGTCCGAGCCACCCGCGGACTGACACTGACAGCAGAGCCGCAGAGACGTGCCTGTGAACGGCAAGCAAGAACATGAACGAGACCTCCGATCTgaggttttcaaaataaaagctgtacAATATACGGGCTTACCAAACCAACCAACCCACCCAAACCATTACGGACGactacaaaaaaagaagcacCAACACATTTACCCAAAGTATCAAAAGTGCAGAATGGCCCCTGTCAGTGTTATATTATTAGATCATTAGTATTGATACATATTGATGTGATAGGCTACTAATGTAGCTGGTCGAGGTAAAATCTTCCTCTGaaaagtacctcaaaactgTGGTCTACTTTACATCAgtctacttaagtaaatgtactctGTCACTTCCTACCCCAAAtaactactacttctacttcaaCTACCACCAattatcataataataaaaataatcataacAGCTCATCAATATTGTACTTTTCTTGCTTCAATTGTGGAACTTAATAGGTAATTTCATAAAGGAAATGATACAGAAAGTCAGTTTGATGAATAAGGGTAACTGAGATTGACGGAGGAACTCTTTGGGGTGGTGTGAATTTATTGATATGCTTGTCACAGTTGTTGAGGCCCTGCCATTATTTTCACTGCAAAGGTCTCATTATCAAGTTGTACAGTATTTCATAACATTAATTTGTGGAGTTTTCTACAAGCACCTCACATACAGATGTCAAATGTTAACTATTACAACGTTTTGTGGTCCGGCTGCTGCTCCCCCTaataaggacacacacacacacacacagagaaggcaCATTGCACACTAATGCATGAATGTGTACTGTACTGCTATCCATTGTGTTGGAGCCATTACAACACGTTGTTTTGTTCATATACCATACAGGTTATGCTTAATATTtgcagttttgtgtttgagCACTGGGTGGAGCATTGCCTGGGAAGTTATGAAGGTATTCAGCCACAGGCACACTGATGTGTGGAGAAACGGGGAAATTGTACAGCTTTTCATTGTACAGCTTTTCACCTTTTCagctttttatgattttaattagttgacaaaaaaaaaatgaatggaactaaaccagaaatgaaataaaatgggCTAATGCTTGTGCGACGGTGAGCAGGCCGTTAAGGAAAATAAATGGGTCACAGCACCGAAATGCAGACAAATTGTGCACATTGATGATTGGCACGCAGAACACAAGTTCCAGCAAGTTGATCCCACCTCACTGGCCCAATGTAGGAGCTGATAAAATACTCTACATGTTCATTAACTCATTGTGCATGTGCAATACACTGCTCAAATGTGAATACGGTAGATAACTCTTTGCTGCTATTTgagattaattaatttaatactTTTAGCACTACAATCAtcattttgtctctctttttaaatcaatgaaTCAAGGAAGAAAAGCTCCTGGTAGCACAAGCTGTGTTTTTACTTGATGTATGAAGTGATCTGCAATTGTGAATTGCAAACAAattgctgtttaaaaaaaaaaaaaagtagttgatAAGTCATACATTTAGTATGTTTAACAAAACAGCACTATGCAGAGGCTTTTTCTACGTAAGCTAACAGCAGTGACGTTCACGGGGCCTGCGGTCTCTGTACTGTACCATCTGATCAAGTTGCTGAGCTCCTTGACCTCAGTCTCCATGCGGCTGGATGAATGGAGGCTTTTTGACTTTCTCTTTAAGGTCACCCTGTTCTTTGATGACTCACTAAAGGTTTTGAGCCAAAAGAAAGATCGGCGTCCCAATGCCAATTCTCCCCGCTGCCTCATTCACAGTGCACACTCTGTTCTCAGCATTGATAACCGTTACGGCCATATCCCCAGTCGTCCCAGCCGTTATTTCCTTTGTGACACAAAGTTTAAAAATCAGACATTTATCAGCCAGCATCTCAATAACAGGGTcattcatttgtgtgtttttttggagTCAGTCTTTATCTCATGACAATTCCCCCCCCCCNNNNNNNNNNCGCCGTCTCATTTACACTGGTGTCGTAAGTGTTGCCACGTCATTCAGCAAGGCTCCAGAGAGGCCCCGACTCAATCATGATTTCCCTTCCAGCCAGTAGAAGATACGTTCAGATCGGACTGGGGAGCAGTTGAACCAACTGAACTGTCCTTGGCATCATGAGAAGCTGTCTAGGTTCTTCTGTAGCTCTGTCCCTCCAGTAGTGCACGTACAGGATAGgtattgagcatgtgtgtgtgtgtgtgtaattcaagcctgtgtgtaatgtgtataatattaacaacagagtgaaaacgtTGCAATTTctcttgcaggattaataaagtgtaaatgactactattatattattattatattattattatattcattaTTTAGTTATCTTCGTGTCTGTGTGggcttttaaccctcatgttgtcctcgggtcaaattgaccagttttcctgtatcaatcttctttttaagtacccaaaataacatgattgattccacacaacgctatttgccaagtacaaatctctacttttattaatttttgtcttattcaattttatagcatttggaaaacaaattgaagtgtttttgaaatagtattgagtaaaagttgacatattccagtctgggattatccattaacacacttttctttaattttaatctaaataatttctaatttctgcttttctaactcaaacgttaggtataatttcctataaatgaggtgtattgaccataaattccaaagataactgtaaaactaaagttaataagttagcgttacgtagtgttaaatgtcaaaaaaaagtgacaaacattgaaaaaaaggacaaaaatgttggaaaaagttaaaaacatcgataaaaagcgtcaacaaaaagaaccgattttcaattttgacgtgaagacaacacgagggttaaaaactACATTTACTCGTTTCTAATTTTCTTAAGACTGAGATTCAATTTTGATACTAATAATTTTGTGAAAAGGAAATTGAGAATGTagaatatgtattttttgtgtgagTCTTTCTGGAAAGATCTGCAGGGCGGGTCACAGACCAGGGACACCGAGATGCCACCTCTGACAGTGATGAATATaaagtttggtgtttttgttgaagaTGAGAAGGTAGATTTTCTTCTCAACAATTTGGTGCTTCTAGGAAAACAAATTACACataaatgtagaaatttttaGACCAAACCCTCCCTGATCAATTGGAAGAATGAGTTCAATCTTTTGTGTAAGTCATTGAAACGGGTGAAGGATAAAAAAAAGGcccttgatttgatttatttacattaaactCTTAACTTAATTTTAGATACCTCCTTCTACTTATTTAAATTTATTCTTTATGTCGATTTGTTACGAATATGCTCCTATGTTTGGGTTATGTGCTCGACCCGAGTAaaagctctatttttaaaatggatttatTAAAATGCCttgtctgtatgtatgtttgtattctgaaggaataaaaaaagctcatttttaatttatttggccacttgggggcagcaaaAACAGGCTGTAAACAGGAGTCATGTTTTTACCACTGGAAAGTTGACAGGATGAGCTTGTTAGCCAACAGCTGATTATTTATACTTTTAGCTTTATCAActttagcattcatttggagttgagTCAATTGTTGaataagtccaatattcactctcatTTAGGCTCTGGCCAAGTTATATTACCACATGGGAAATATATGGCTccttagctgctaaatgctccccTATGTCTATATTCGATGTACAGTCAAGTTGCAGGCAGcacaactaaaataaataaaagaacataAAAGAACTGAAAGACACTCCATATAGCTGAGAGgaaccacagtgtgtgtgtgtgtgtgtgtgtgtgtgtgtgtgtgtgtgtgtgtgtgtgtgtgtgtgtgtgtgtgtgtgtgtgtgtgtgtgtgtgtgtgtgtgcaacctCTTTCATCAACTGATGCATTGttaacataaatacagtatgttgttcaGAGCTGCTTTAAAGTGTACTCTATATTAATACACAGAACAATGACCAAAACACCtatgattttataaatattacacTGACAGTTAAatagttaaccctcatgttgtcctcgggtcaaactgacctattttcctatatcaatgtcctTTGTCATCACCCAATGatgtcttgttcaattttagagcattttgaaaaaaaaagtggttttgaaatagtattgagtaaaagttgacatatgccagtctgtgattatccatcaacacacattcct is a genomic window containing:
- the LOC116687333 gene encoding N-acylethanolamine-hydrolyzing acid amidase; the protein is MLRAAVLLLGLVVSCRAQFAPPTLNISLDEDPEVRWMPLTKVFDVDYLKKAAAEVIDKTVPKWVHHAVTPIVKALEKYVPQPYAGEIRGMASHLGGSISDIIILNFAYEISAFCTSIVAQDKNGHVYHGRNLDYPHPVLRNLTINVVFLKNGKVAYSGTSFAGYVGLWTGQSPNKFTVSGDQRGSEHWWNWLKNVVSAFLFRRSPVSWLVRETLEEAEDFQDAVMRLSKIPIITGVYYIVGGVRPGEGAVITRDRAGPADIWPLDPVNGGWYRVETNFDHWLPPLDHRRDAANKALNATGQDHINMETFYQVLSLFPVCNEGTVYTTIMSAATPDKYKTLVRPQGCQPK